A window of Roseobacter fucihabitans genomic DNA:
AGTTGGGCACCGGCGCGTGGGCCGCTTAATGCGGGAGAATAGCATCAAAATCATCAGGACCCAGAAATACAAGGTTACGACCGACAGCAATCATGCGTTTAACATCGCCCCTAACTTGCTGGGCCAGGACTTCTTTGCAGATGGTCCAAACCAAAAGTGGGCCGATGACATTTCCTACATCTGGACCAGTGAGGGCTGGTTGTATCTGGCAGTGATCCTTGATTTGTATTCCCGTCGTGTCATCGGTTGGGCGGTTAGCAATCGTATGAAGCGGGATCTGGCGATCCGAGCATTGGATATGGCTGTGGCACTGCGGCAACCGCCGAAGGGCTGCATGCATCATACGGATCGCGGGTCGCAATATTGTTCAGGCGACTATCAGAAACGGCTGTCTAAACACGGCTTCCAAGTTTCGATGAGCGGTAAGGGAAACTGCTACGACAATTCCATGGTTGAAACGTTCTTCAAATCACTCAAGGCAGAGCTGATTTGGCGCAACCGCTGGGAAACCAGGCGTAAAGCCGAAGGGGCGATTTTCCAGTATATCAATGGGTTCTACAATCCACGACGGCGGCACTCGTCATTAGGTGGCAAAAGCCCCTTGGCCTTCGAACGAAAGGCTGCCTAAATGAGTTGAGAGACCGGAACGCAACCGCGACAAGACCAACGTGAGAGACACGATTTACTTGTCGGCTACGCAAACAAAAGGCAGCGAGACATGCACGGTGTTGGTTAGCAAGCGTCTAAGCAAAGCACTTGC
This region includes:
- a CDS encoding IS3 family transposase (programmed frameshift) gives rise to the protein MAPRYTDEFRLDAVRIATTSGLTRPQAAADLGVGLSTLNKWVQKHQHDNLMSGPHEDVEKENERLRKEVRLLREEREVLKKAGNLLCRPKSVRFAFIDAWKEEWPVEFLCRVMQVTSRGFRAWRSRPMSQRQRDDMVILAHIREQHRLSLQSYGGPRMTEELQELGLQVGHRRVGRLMRENSIKIIRTQKYKVTTDSNHAFNIAPNLLGQDFFADGPNQKWADDISYIWTSEGWLYLAVILDLYSRRVIGWAVSNRMKRDLAIRALDMAVALRQPPKGCMHHTDRGSQYCSGDYQKRLSKHGFQVSMSGKGNCYDNSMVETFFKSLKAELIWRNRWETRRKAEGAIFQYINGFYNPRRRHSSLGGKSPLAFERKAA